The following are encoded in a window of Lacinutrix sp. WUR7 genomic DNA:
- a CDS encoding DUF1599 domain-containing protein produces MQDTSKQYDAVINTCRSLFINKMSDYGSAWRILRLPSLTDQIFIKAQRIRSLQQNDVRKVDEGEVSEFIGIINYSIMALIQLEKGVVEQPDLTTEEATALYDEKVAITKQLMEDKNHDYGEAWRDMRVSSLTDLILQKLLRVKQIEDNAGKTIVSEGIDANYQDMINYAIFAMIHLKG; encoded by the coding sequence ATGCAAGATACTTCAAAACAATATGACGCTGTAATAAATACGTGCAGAAGCTTATTTATTAATAAAATGTCAGATTACGGAAGCGCTTGGCGAATACTACGTTTACCATCGCTAACCGACCAGATTTTTATTAAAGCACAGCGCATTAGAAGTTTGCAACAAAATGACGTTAGAAAAGTAGATGAAGGAGAAGTTAGTGAGTTTATTGGTATCATTAATTATAGCATCATGGCGTTAATTCAGTTAGAAAAAGGGGTTGTAGAGCAACCAGATTTAACTACCGAAGAAGCTACAGCGCTTTATGACGAAAAAGTAGCCATTACCAAACAGCTTATGGAAGATAAAAACCATGATTATGGTGAAGCTTGGCGAGATATGCGAGTGAGCAGTCTAACCGATTTAATCTTACAAAAGTTACTTCGTGTAAAACAAATTGAAGACAACGCAGGGAAAACCATTGTTAGTGAAGGTATTGATGCTAATTATCAAGACATGATTAACTATGCCATTTTTGCAATGATTCATTTGAAGGGGTAA
- the folP gene encoding dihydropteroate synthase, giving the protein MTINCKGKLIDVTTPKVMGILNLTPDSFYDGGKYKNESEILSQVYMMLKNEATFVDIGAYSSRPNATHISEAEELQRLLPIIELLIKEFPEIIISTDTFRSEVAKQSVQAGAALINDISAGKLDENMLQTVANLQVPYIMMHMKGTPQTMQAQANYKNIMKELLFYFSERINEAKKLGIKDMIVDPGFGFAKNTTHNFEVLKQLELLKLLELPILAGVSRKSMIYKTLNNTAKEALNGTTVLNTVALQKGANILRVHDVKEATESIKLIAQLAN; this is encoded by the coding sequence ATGACAATAAATTGCAAAGGAAAACTCATCGATGTCACAACACCAAAAGTGATGGGGATTTTAAATCTTACCCCAGATTCTTTTTATGATGGCGGAAAATATAAAAACGAAAGCGAAATTTTATCGCAAGTCTATATGATGCTTAAAAACGAAGCGACTTTTGTAGATATTGGTGCGTATAGCTCTAGACCAAATGCAACACATATTAGCGAAGCCGAAGAGTTACAACGTTTGTTACCAATTATTGAATTACTAATTAAAGAGTTTCCAGAAATCATTATTTCTACAGATACCTTTAGAAGTGAAGTTGCAAAACAGTCTGTGCAAGCGGGAGCTGCATTAATTAATGATATTTCCGCTGGAAAGCTAGACGAAAACATGTTGCAGACTGTGGCTAATTTACAAGTTCCTTATATTATGATGCATATGAAAGGTACTCCGCAAACCATGCAAGCCCAAGCAAATTATAAAAATATCATGAAAGAATTGCTTTTTTATTTTTCGGAAAGAATAAACGAAGCAAAAAAACTAGGTATTAAAGATATGATTGTAGATCCTGGTTTTGGATTTGCAAAAAATACAACACATAATTTTGAAGTACTGAAACAATTAGAACTACTAAAATTATTAGAACTACCAATACTTGCAGGCGTTTCTAGAAAATCGATGATTTACAAAACACTAAACAACACAGCAAAAGAAGCTTTAAACGGAACCACCGTTTTAAATACGGTTGCTTTACAAAAAGGAGCGAATATTTTACGTGTACATGATGTAAAAGAAGCAACAGAATCCATTAAATTAATAGCACAACTTGCCAACTAA